From Amphiprion ocellaris isolate individual 3 ecotype Okinawa chromosome 2, ASM2253959v1, whole genome shotgun sequence, a single genomic window includes:
- the samd13 gene encoding sterile alpha motif domain-containing protein 13, with amino-acid sequence MKNYCNVTDSGMEDKANGSVDTKSPVENGQLPDPSNWGVADVVNYFKATGFEEQATAFQDQEIDGKSLLLMTRNDVLTGLSIKLGPALKIYEYHVKPLQTQHLKSNAS; translated from the exons ATGAAAAATTACTGCAACGTTACAGACT CCGGCATGGAAGACAAGGCAAATGGCTCTGTTGACACCAAAAG tccaGTGGAGAACGGTCAGCTGCCGGACCCTTCCAACTGGGGGGTCGCAGACGTCGTCAATTACTTCAAAGCAACGGGGTTCGAGGAACAAGCGACGGCTTTCCAGGATCAG GAGATCGACGGCAAATCACTGCTCCTGATGACGCGTAACGACGTCCTGACGGGGCTGTCGATAAAGCTCGGCCCGGCGCTGAAGATCTACGAGTACCACGTGAAGCCGCTGCAGACCCAGCACCTGAAGAGCAACGCTTCGTAG